In Sphingomonas crocodyli, a genomic segment contains:
- a CDS encoding superoxide dismutase family protein, translating into MRVSRLSIAAAAILCASMPAVAQMDHSKMGHGGAGHATAELKDAKGVVKGKAMFMEGKDGLSVMLKAEGLPPGVHAVHIHTTGACTAPDFTSAGGHWNPMSKQHGKDNPAGAHMGDMPNMTVGADGTGKFMAKVPHGTLTGGDHPLLDADGAAIVVHATADDYKTDPTGNAGGRIACGVVTK; encoded by the coding sequence ATGCGTGTTTCCCGCCTTTCGATCGCAGCCGCCGCAATCCTGTGCGCGAGCATGCCCGCCGTCGCCCAGATGGATCATAGCAAGATGGGGCATGGCGGCGCGGGCCATGCCACCGCCGAGCTCAAGGACGCCAAGGGCGTGGTGAAGGGCAAGGCGATGTTCATGGAGGGCAAGGACGGCCTGTCCGTGATGCTGAAGGCCGAAGGACTGCCGCCGGGCGTCCACGCCGTCCACATTCACACGACCGGCGCCTGCACCGCGCCCGACTTCACAAGCGCGGGCGGCCACTGGAACCCGATGAGCAAGCAGCACGGCAAGGACAATCCGGCCGGTGCGCATATGGGCGACATGCCGAACATGACCGTCGGCGCCGACGGCACGGGCAAGTTCATGGCCAAGGTGCCGCACGGCACGCTGACGGGCGGCGATCATCCGCTGCTCGACGCGGATGGCGCGGCGATCGTGGTTCATGCGACGGCCGACGATTACAAGACCGATCCGACCGGCAATGCGGGTGGTCGCATCGCCTGCGGTGTGGTGACGAAGTAG
- a CDS encoding DUF6771 family protein: protein MDRITIPRLADILLNAPGWARVGLTVPNARMREQAADALAATIVDRLGLEVDERDQRTFPLPLPEPKGR from the coding sequence ATGGATCGAATCACCATCCCCCGCCTCGCCGATATCCTCCTGAACGCCCCCGGCTGGGCTCGCGTGGGCCTCACGGTCCCCAATGCCCGGATGCGCGAACAGGCCGCAGACGCCCTCGCAGCAACCATAGTGGACCGGCTTGGCCTTGAGGTGGACGAGAGGGACCAACGGACCTTCCCGCTGCCTCTGCCGGAGCCCAAGGGGCGGTGA
- the thpR gene encoding RNA 2',3'-cyclic phosphodiesterase, with protein sequence MFRLFVALKPPFAMRAALLDAMGGVPGARWQDDEQLHLTLSFIGEVDRHQAEDIAAALGSVRHPPVRFALAGLGSFDTRDRITSLWVGVTPQDEVRSLHDAVLRALTRAGVRPEARAFLPHITIARFSRGNAPTGDIPAAQLTPAPIEATCEHFILYESHMGSEGSTYTAVERYALL encoded by the coding sequence ATGTTCCGCCTCTTCGTCGCCCTCAAACCACCTTTCGCGATGCGCGCCGCTTTGCTCGACGCGATGGGCGGCGTGCCGGGCGCGCGCTGGCAGGATGACGAGCAACTCCACCTGACCCTGAGCTTCATCGGCGAGGTCGACCGGCATCAGGCGGAGGATATCGCCGCCGCCCTCGGCAGCGTCCGCCATCCGCCCGTGCGCTTCGCGCTCGCGGGTCTCGGCAGCTTCGATACACGCGATCGGATCACGTCTTTGTGGGTGGGCGTCACCCCGCAGGACGAAGTGCGCTCGCTCCACGACGCCGTCCTGCGTGCGCTGACCCGCGCCGGCGTCCGCCCCGAAGCGCGCGCCTTTCTGCCTCACATCACGATCGCCCGCTTCTCACGCGGCAACGCGCCGACCGGAGACATCCCCGCAGCCCAACTCACCCCCGCCCCCATCGAAGCGACGTGCGAGCATTTCATCCTGTACGAAAGCCACATGGGGTCGGAGGGTTCGACCTACACGGCGGTGGAGAGATACGCGCTTCTCTAG
- a CDS encoding GrlR family regulatory protein, with amino-acid sequence MQDGLYKVTFRVGTDYGCGVVTLSEGKVAGGDGGFFYVGALNVQGTVITGQVDIRQHTAGAENVFAGLTNFRLTFNGQVGSDTSARLQGATASAMGQTVWIDLELLQAL; translated from the coding sequence ATGCAGGATGGTCTTTACAAGGTGACGTTTCGGGTCGGAACGGACTACGGATGCGGCGTAGTGACTTTGTCCGAGGGAAAGGTAGCGGGTGGCGACGGAGGTTTCTTCTACGTCGGCGCTCTGAATGTGCAAGGAACAGTCATCACGGGGCAAGTGGATATCCGTCAGCACACTGCAGGTGCGGAGAATGTCTTCGCGGGTCTGACAAACTTTCGCCTGACCTTCAACGGACAGGTCGGGAGCGACACTTCAGCAAGGCTGCAAGGTGCCACCGCTTCTGCGATGGGGCAGACGGTTTGGATTGACCTTGAACTTCTCCAGGCGCTTTAA
- a CDS encoding glutathione S-transferase family protein → MSDEVTLYYNPRSRAQMAHYALEEVGAPYKLVHIDFESGENRKPDFLKINPMGKIPTIVHRDTVITEAAAIIGYLADAFPAAGLAPAVGDPRRGTMLRWLVFGASSFEPAMVDVMMKREPVNKMMAGWGDWDDVLGALEVMLDPGPWVLGDQFSAADIYVGAELAWAKTFGAPGIADRPKLLAYIDRITARPAYQRTIGATG, encoded by the coding sequence ATGAGCGACGAAGTCACCCTCTACTACAACCCCCGCTCGCGCGCGCAGATGGCGCATTATGCGTTGGAGGAAGTGGGCGCGCCCTACAAGCTGGTCCATATCGATTTCGAGAGTGGCGAGAACCGCAAGCCCGATTTCCTGAAGATCAATCCGATGGGCAAGATCCCCACGATCGTCCATCGCGATACGGTGATCACCGAAGCGGCGGCGATCATCGGCTATCTGGCGGATGCCTTCCCCGCCGCCGGCCTTGCCCCTGCAGTCGGCGATCCGCGCCGCGGCACGATGCTGCGCTGGCTAGTCTTCGGCGCGAGTTCATTCGAACCCGCGATGGTCGACGTGATGATGAAGCGCGAGCCGGTCAACAAGATGATGGCCGGCTGGGGGGACTGGGACGACGTGCTCGGCGCGCTCGAAGTGATGCTCGATCCCGGCCCCTGGGTGCTGGGCGATCAGTTCAGCGCGGCGGACATCTATGTCGGCGCCGAACTCGCCTGGGCGAAGACCTTCGGCGCGCCGGGCATTGCCGATCGGCCCAAGCTGCTCGCCTATATCGATCGCATCACCGCGCGCCCGGCCTATCAGCGGACGATCGGTGCCACCGGCTGA
- a CDS encoding Bax inhibitor-1 family protein: MANWSDPRATAAPRATRAGVGEAAFDAGLRSYMLSIYNYMASGVLLTGIVALLFAQSGAALQILGGPGLLKYVIMFSPLAFILVLNFGINRLSTFATQALFWAFAVSMGLSMSSIFLVYTGTSIATTFFASATAFAGLSLYGYTTKRDLAPFGTFLIMGVVGLLVAMLINIFLQSSMMQLVISAIGVLLFAGLTAYDTQKIKSLYYHVAGTDFVGKSVIMGALTLYLDFINMFTFLLQFMGDRR, translated from the coding sequence ATGGCTAACTGGTCTGACCCCCGGGCGACTGCCGCGCCCCGCGCGACGCGCGCTGGCGTTGGCGAGGCTGCTTTCGATGCAGGGCTGCGGTCCTACATGCTCTCGATCTACAATTACATGGCGTCGGGCGTGCTGCTGACCGGCATCGTCGCCCTGCTGTTCGCGCAGTCGGGCGCGGCGCTGCAGATCCTGGGCGGTCCGGGTCTGCTGAAGTACGTCATCATGTTCTCGCCGCTGGCGTTCATCCTGGTGCTGAACTTCGGGATCAACCGTCTGTCGACCTTCGCGACGCAGGCTCTTTTCTGGGCCTTTGCGGTGTCGATGGGGCTGTCGATGTCGTCGATCTTCCTGGTTTACACCGGCACCTCTATCGCGACGACCTTCTTCGCCAGCGCGACGGCCTTCGCGGGCCTGAGCCTCTACGGCTACACCACGAAGCGTGATCTGGCGCCGTTCGGCACCTTCCTGATCATGGGTGTCGTCGGTCTGCTGGTCGCGATGCTGATCAACATCTTCCTGCAGTCGTCGATGATGCAGCTGGTGATCTCGGCGATCGGCGTGCTGCTGTTCGCGGGCCTGACCGCCTATGACACGCAGAAGATCAAGAGCCTCTATTACCATGTCGCCGGCACCGATTTCGTCGGCAAGTCGGTAATCATGGGCGCGCTGACGCTCTATCTCGACTTCATCAACATGTTCACCTTCCTGCTGCAGTTCATGGGCGATCGCCGCTGA
- a CDS encoding SIR2 family NAD-dependent protein deacylase: MTNKAQPSDGAPQEAEPAVDDSSSLDAPQTIAGAIQGIVENFEVQPVLFVGSGLARRYIGAPDWDGALQFALAQVGGQSRPYSYFVQKYDSNQIDIGTAIADVVLEWAWNNQEKFDPSYFAGSDKHVFMKALIAKHLLDLTPKDIGDFPKEHLEELNALKEIRPHAVITTNYDEMLERVFSGYEPIVGRGVLKYDLNSFGEIFHIHGLSKDPRSIVLTRPDYNNWDKQSRYFAAKLLTYFVEHPVFIFGYSLGDPNVRTLLRDIGRIVADETGLIPNVAQIVWKPEAGATPSQSEFVIDDEEDKRQYRMRVFNVTSLIEVYELLSARHELKQVNPALLRSLAARLMKLTRKDLPGGTVEVDYTTLENVASDDTALPKMLGLTFADTDNKTHPLTLSQVADELGMSTWNGVHPLIKRLQAETGVDLRASDNCYHERIKTGKKSATRKWSHEAVELFRAMIDGKPYKLRKI; this comes from the coding sequence ATGACCAATAAAGCACAGCCTTCCGATGGAGCCCCGCAGGAAGCGGAGCCTGCTGTCGACGATTCATCAAGTCTCGATGCTCCGCAGACGATTGCCGGGGCAATCCAAGGGATCGTTGAGAACTTCGAGGTTCAGCCTGTGCTGTTCGTGGGGTCTGGCCTAGCACGCCGTTACATAGGTGCGCCAGACTGGGACGGCGCTCTCCAGTTCGCGCTAGCACAGGTGGGAGGCCAGAGCCGTCCGTATTCATATTTCGTGCAAAAGTATGATAGCAATCAAATCGACATCGGAACGGCGATAGCAGACGTGGTCCTTGAATGGGCGTGGAATAATCAAGAGAAGTTCGACCCATCATATTTTGCAGGTAGTGACAAACATGTCTTTATGAAGGCGCTAATAGCTAAGCACCTGCTTGATTTGACGCCAAAGGATATCGGAGATTTTCCTAAAGAGCATCTGGAGGAGTTAAATGCTCTCAAGGAAATTCGCCCGCACGCAGTCATAACGACGAACTACGATGAGATGCTTGAGCGAGTTTTTAGCGGATACGAGCCGATCGTCGGTCGGGGGGTCCTGAAATATGATCTTAACTCGTTCGGAGAGATTTTCCATATTCACGGTTTGAGTAAGGATCCGAGAAGCATCGTTCTCACTCGGCCAGACTACAATAACTGGGATAAGCAAAGCCGCTACTTCGCCGCAAAGCTTCTCACCTATTTCGTTGAGCATCCGGTTTTCATATTCGGGTACAGCTTAGGTGATCCGAACGTCAGAACGCTCTTGAGAGACATCGGGCGCATTGTTGCGGATGAGACAGGGCTCATCCCTAACGTGGCTCAGATCGTGTGGAAGCCCGAGGCGGGTGCCACTCCTTCGCAATCTGAGTTCGTCATCGACGATGAGGAGGACAAGCGGCAATATCGCATGCGGGTGTTCAATGTGACGTCACTCATCGAAGTGTACGAGTTGCTGTCCGCCCGGCATGAGTTGAAGCAAGTGAACCCAGCATTGCTGCGCTCACTTGCCGCTAGGCTGATGAAGTTGACCCGAAAGGACCTTCCCGGTGGAACAGTGGAAGTCGACTACACCACGCTCGAAAATGTAGCATCTGACGATACGGCGCTACCGAAGATGCTCGGTCTGACCTTTGCGGATACCGACAATAAGACCCACCCTCTTACTCTATCGCAGGTGGCTGATGAGTTAGGCATGTCGACGTGGAATGGTGTTCACCCGCTTATCAAGCGGCTTCAGGCCGAGACCGGCGTCGACCTTCGGGCATCCGACAACTGCTATCATGAGCGAATAAAGACCGGGAAGAAGAGCGCCACCCGGAAATGGTCCCATGAGGCTGTCGAGCTATTCCGCGCCATGATCGACGGAAAGCCCTACAAATTGCGGAAGATATAA
- a CDS encoding SDR family NAD(P)-dependent oxidoreductase → MAVLITGAAGFIGYSCAMRLLARGTAVIGIDSVNDYYDPTLKRARIAKLETEARDRGGDFRFVQVDFADHEALERALDGLAFDKIIHLGAQAGVRYSIENPRAYIQSNLVGHLNMLEVARHRKVAHMAYASSSSVYGGNDTLPFRVEDRVDHPLSLYAATKKSDELISETYAHLYRLPLTGLRFFTVYGPWGRPDMAMWLFTKAIFEGRPIQVFGEGNMRRDFTYIDDIVSGVIACSDTPPADDGAEKAGGSKSPHAVYNIGNHRSEELSHMIDLVEAACGKKAIRELQGMQPGDVRDTFADISAIQRDLGYQPSTSIDVGVPRFVDWYRQYHGL, encoded by the coding sequence ATGGCGGTATTGATCACGGGCGCGGCGGGCTTCATCGGCTATAGCTGCGCGATGCGGCTGCTCGCGCGCGGCACCGCCGTGATCGGCATCGACAGCGTCAACGATTATTATGATCCGACACTGAAGCGCGCGCGCATCGCGAAGCTCGAAACCGAAGCGCGCGATCGCGGCGGCGACTTCCGTTTCGTCCAGGTCGATTTCGCCGATCATGAGGCGCTCGAACGCGCGCTCGATGGCCTTGCGTTCGACAAGATCATCCATCTCGGCGCGCAGGCGGGCGTCCGCTACTCGATCGAAAATCCGCGCGCTTATATCCAGTCGAACCTGGTCGGCCACCTGAACATGCTCGAGGTCGCGCGGCACCGGAAGGTCGCGCATATGGCCTATGCGTCGTCCAGCTCGGTCTATGGCGGTAACGACACCCTGCCCTTCCGCGTCGAGGATCGGGTCGATCATCCGCTGTCGCTCTATGCCGCGACCAAGAAGTCGGACGAGTTGATCAGCGAAACCTACGCCCACCTCTATCGCCTGCCGCTCACCGGCCTGCGCTTCTTCACCGTCTATGGCCCGTGGGGTCGCCCCGATATGGCGATGTGGCTGTTCACCAAGGCGATCTTCGAAGGCCGCCCGATCCAGGTGTTCGGTGAGGGCAATATGCGCCGCGACTTCACCTATATCGACGATATCGTCAGCGGCGTGATCGCCTGTTCGGACACGCCCCCGGCCGATGACGGTGCCGAGAAGGCGGGCGGCAGCAAGAGCCCGCACGCCGTTTACAACATCGGCAATCACCGCTCCGAAGAACTGAGCCACATGATCGACCTGGTCGAGGCGGCGTGCGGGAAGAAGGCGATCCGCGAGTTGCAGGGGATGCAGCCGGGCGACGTGCGCGACACCTTCGCGGACATTTCGGCGATCCAGCGCGATCTGGGCTATCAGCCGTCGACCAGCATCGACGTGGGCGTGCCGCGCTTCGTCGACTGGTATCGCCAGTATCATGGGCTCTGA
- a CDS encoding WecB/TagA/CpsF family glycosyltransferase has translation MPPAETRTIGDVAIAVHDRGSAIALLEGWVSAGERRTVSFANAHSVNLAARDPAFRAALSQMLVLNDGIGVDLGSRLLYGARFPANLNGTDFVPALLAAAQPRKVALLGAAPGVADQAATRLAAAFPQHRFTVIGDGFFADEAAIVDRLAAAQADYVLLGMGQPRQELFAARHAGRWPGVTLCIGAYIDFAAGRVPRAPLWVRKLHGEWLFRLSIEPRRMAGRYLIGNARFLAAMLIQRVKKKGPVANHRAL, from the coding sequence GTGCCACCGGCTGAGACGCGCACGATTGGCGATGTCGCGATCGCCGTCCACGATCGGGGATCGGCGATCGCTCTGCTCGAAGGCTGGGTGAGCGCAGGCGAGCGGCGGACGGTCAGCTTCGCCAACGCGCATAGCGTCAACCTCGCCGCGCGCGATCCCGCCTTCCGCGCGGCGCTGTCGCAGATGCTGGTGCTGAACGACGGTATCGGCGTCGATCTGGGCAGCAGGCTGCTCTACGGCGCGCGCTTCCCCGCCAATCTCAACGGCACCGATTTCGTGCCCGCTTTGCTAGCCGCCGCGCAACCGCGCAAAGTCGCGCTGCTGGGGGCCGCGCCGGGCGTCGCGGATCAGGCGGCCACCCGGCTCGCTGCCGCCTTCCCGCAGCATCGCTTCACGGTGATCGGCGACGGCTTCTTCGCTGACGAAGCCGCCATCGTCGATCGACTGGCGGCGGCGCAGGCCGATTACGTCCTCTTGGGCATGGGCCAGCCCCGGCAAGAGCTGTTCGCCGCGCGTCATGCGGGGCGCTGGCCCGGCGTGACGCTGTGCATCGGCGCCTATATCGATTTCGCCGCCGGCCGCGTGCCGCGCGCGCCTCTGTGGGTCCGAAAGCTACACGGAGAGTGGCTTTTCCGGCTTTCGATCGAGCCGCGCCGGATGGCCGGTCGCTACCTGATCGGCAACGCCCGTTTCCTCGCCGCCATGCTCATCCAGCGCGTAAAGAAAAAGGGCCCGGTGGCGAACCACCGAGCCCTTTAG
- a CDS encoding recombinase family protein yields MTLVGYARVSSTGQSLEVQQEQLRAAGCEKIFAEKRSGKSTDDRSALKHALEWVREGDTLVVTKLDRLARSGRDLYLIVDQLSSKNVGFRCLSQGAVDTTTPMGKLVLGILGAVAEFELDIRQERQRDGIERAKRERPEVYRGRRPTVDQEAIRKLRAEGVGPSAIAKKLGYGRMTVYRALKGEPEPT; encoded by the coding sequence ATGACGCTCGTGGGCTACGCTCGCGTGTCCTCTACGGGGCAGAGCCTAGAGGTGCAGCAAGAGCAGCTGAGGGCGGCTGGGTGCGAGAAGATATTCGCCGAGAAGCGGAGCGGCAAATCGACGGATGACCGCAGCGCCCTGAAGCATGCCCTAGAGTGGGTCCGAGAGGGTGACACCTTAGTCGTGACCAAGTTGGACCGCCTCGCGCGGTCAGGCCGCGACCTATATCTGATCGTCGACCAACTATCCTCCAAGAACGTCGGGTTCCGCTGTCTCTCGCAGGGGGCGGTAGACACCACCACGCCGATGGGGAAACTCGTCCTGGGCATCCTTGGGGCAGTGGCGGAATTCGAGCTAGACATCCGGCAAGAGCGTCAGCGCGATGGGATCGAACGCGCCAAGCGGGAGCGCCCGGAGGTCTACCGAGGGCGACGCCCCACAGTCGACCAAGAGGCGATCCGAAAGCTGCGCGCGGAAGGCGTGGGACCGAGCGCCATTGCCAAGAAGCTGGGCTATGGGCGGATGACGGTTTACCGGGCGCTGAAAGGCGAACCCGAACCCACCTGA
- a CDS encoding dienelactone hydrolase family protein, giving the protein MTDDLKARAIALYDRFTHVHHDRRAFMGEMTKLAGSAAAAQALIATIAADPAAAVVIAEDDKRLDAKMVGWKGANGHTLTGYMAIPKKHAKKPAAVLVVHENRGLQPYTKDVARRLAIAGFVGVAIDFLSPQGGTPTDEDKARTMIGALDMPMTIADGVATVDWLSKHKLLNGKVGVVGFCWGGAMADRLAVACGPTLAAACAFYGPPPPPSEAAKVKAASLLHYAGTDDRVNAGAGPWVDALKAAGAEVTRYDYPGTQHAFHNDTSAARFNAEAATLAWDRTIAFFKEKLATESGK; this is encoded by the coding sequence ATGACTGACGATCTGAAGGCCCGCGCCATCGCGCTCTACGACCGTTTTACCCACGTCCATCACGATCGACGCGCCTTCATGGGCGAGATGACCAAGCTGGCGGGCAGCGCCGCCGCCGCGCAGGCGCTGATCGCCACGATCGCCGCCGATCCCGCCGCCGCCGTGGTGATCGCGGAGGACGACAAGCGCCTCGACGCGAAGATGGTCGGGTGGAAGGGCGCCAATGGCCACACACTCACCGGCTATATGGCGATCCCCAAGAAGCATGCGAAGAAGCCCGCCGCCGTCCTCGTTGTGCACGAAAATCGGGGTCTGCAGCCCTACACGAAGGATGTCGCGCGCCGCCTGGCGATCGCTGGCTTCGTGGGTGTCGCGATCGACTTCCTCTCGCCCCAGGGCGGCACGCCCACCGATGAGGACAAGGCGCGAACGATGATCGGCGCACTCGATATGCCGATGACGATCGCGGACGGGGTCGCGACGGTCGATTGGCTGTCGAAGCACAAATTGCTCAATGGCAAGGTCGGCGTGGTCGGCTTTTGCTGGGGCGGCGCGATGGCCGATCGGCTCGCGGTCGCGTGCGGGCCGACGCTGGCGGCGGCCTGCGCCTTCTATGGCCCGCCCCCGCCGCCGTCGGAGGCTGCGAAGGTCAAGGCCGCGTCGCTGCTCCATTATGCCGGCACCGACGATCGCGTGAATGCCGGCGCCGGCCCGTGGGTCGATGCGCTGAAGGCCGCGGGTGCGGAGGTCACGCGCTACGATTATCCGGGCACGCAGCACGCGTTCCACAACGATACGTCGGCGGCACGCTTCAACGCCGAAGCCGCCACCCTCGCCTGGGATCGTACGATCGCCTTCTTCAAGGAGAAGCTGGCCACGGAGTCGGGGAAATGA